Genomic window (Marinobacter fonticola):
CCGCTTGCAGCCGCGCATGTACACGGTGACCGCTGCGACGTCAGGTGAGTTCCTGATCGTTGCGCAAGACGTACTGAATCAGCTTCTTCGCTCGGCGCCGGTGACCGAAAACGATGTGGAGGAAACCGCTGTGGGCGGCGGCGATGACGGCAGTGAAGCGCATGATTTGCTGATGGAATTTTATGCTGACCTTCGCTCCAATAAACTGGCGCTGCCGAGCGTTTCGGATGTGGCCTGGAAAGTGCGTCGGGCGACGGACCGGGACGATTCCACAGCGGAGCAAATAGCGCAGGTGATCGCAGCGGATCCGTCGATTTCGGCGAAATTGGTCCGTGCCTGTAATAGCCCGCTATATCGGGGATTCAGTGACGTTCGTACCGTGCGGGAGTCGGTTGTTCGGCTCGGGACGCGCACCACGCGCCAACTGGTGACAGTATTTTCCATGCGCGAGGTGTTCAAGTCCCAGCGGCCGGAACTTCAAGGTGCCATGGACCGGCTTTGGCGCCAGTCCCGGGAGGTAGCCGCATTGTGCTGGGTGTTGGCCGATGCGGCAACCAACCTCGATCCAGAAGAAGCGTTGTTGGCTGGCCTGCTCCATGATTTGGGGGCGATACCTGTTATCGTCCATGCTGAACACCATGTTGAGATCTTTGCCGATCGCCAGCTGCTTGATCGCGTGATCGATGAACTAAAGCCGGATATCGGTGCGGCTCTGCTGGAACGGTGGGAATTCCCCGCGAGTTTCGTCACCGCCGCCCGACACGCCGAAGACTGGATGTACCAGCCGCCCCAGGAGGAGCTCCAGTTAGTGGATGTTGTCATCCTGGCCCAGTTGCATGCGATGATTCGCGATCGGCAGGGCAGCGAGCTGCCTCGGTTCGAGACTGTGCCCGCCTATAGGCGGCTAGGCGAGCTGGAGCTGAGCGCGTCACGCAGTCTGGAAATCCTCAATCAGGCGCAGGAGCGCATCGATGAGGTTCAGAAACTGCTCTCCATTCATTAGACAATAGACGATTCATGCACGTACCCCTTTTTCCGTTGAACTCGATCGTGCTGCCGAAGGGACGGATTCCTCTGCAGCTTTTTGAACCCCGTTATATCGACATGCTCACCCGTTGCCTCAAAGAGGACCGGGGGTTCGTCATCGTGCTTTTGCGCGAGGGCCTGGAAACCAACAGCATGGCTGCGTTCTACGACATCGGCACCTATGTGCGCATTGTGGACTTCCAACAACTGGAGAGCGGCCTGTTGGGAATCACGGTCGAAGGCGACTATAAGGTCACCGTGGTCAAGACTTGGCAGGCGCCGGATGGACTGAATATGGGCGATGTCGAAGCCCTGCTTATGGAAGAGGACTTGCCGGTACCGAACCGCCTCACGGAGCTGTCCGTCGTGCTTAAGGCGTTACTCAGGCATCCGGTGGTCAGCGACCTGAACATGGCGGTGGATTTCGATAACGCCCGTGACGTGGGGTGGCGCCTGACGGAGCTGCTCCCGCTGGACAAGCAGGAAAAGCAGAGGCTGATGGAACTGCAGGATCCCCTGGAGCGGCTCGATCGTCTGCATGTGCTGCTAGAGGAACTGGAGTAGCGGGCTGGGTTTTAGCGTTATCCGGCTATGGCGTAGCGCGCCATGCCGTAGGGGTAGGCAAGTAGGACGTAGCCTGCTGCGGTGACTGCGACCGACAGCATCGTGCCGTTCGAAAGCGCATTGCCAACCAGCCGGTGGCGGTCATAGCGGCTATAGCTGAC
Coding sequences:
- a CDS encoding LON peptidase substrate-binding domain-containing protein; amino-acid sequence: MHVPLFPLNSIVLPKGRIPLQLFEPRYIDMLTRCLKEDRGFVIVLLREGLETNSMAAFYDIGTYVRIVDFQQLESGLLGITVEGDYKVTVVKTWQAPDGLNMGDVEALLMEEDLPVPNRLTELSVVLKALLRHPVVSDLNMAVDFDNARDVGWRLTELLPLDKQEKQRLMELQDPLERLDRLHVLLEELE
- a CDS encoding HDOD domain-containing protein; this encodes MSAREQQPIRRLREFQPLGRLTDEQLILLSSRAEKRKFGPGQRVIERGVKDGLEYFLLDGEIKLEAVDGRTTTILAGSDKARHPVARLQPRMYTVTAATSGEFLIVAQDVLNQLLRSAPVTENDVEETAVGGGDDGSEAHDLLMEFYADLRSNKLALPSVSDVAWKVRRATDRDDSTAEQIAQVIAADPSISAKLVRACNSPLYRGFSDVRTVRESVVRLGTRTTRQLVTVFSMREVFKSQRPELQGAMDRLWRQSREVAALCWVLADAATNLDPEEALLAGLLHDLGAIPVIVHAEHHVEIFADRQLLDRVIDELKPDIGAALLERWEFPASFVTAARHAEDWMYQPPQEELQLVDVVILAQLHAMIRDRQGSELPRFETVPAYRRLGELELSASRSLEILNQAQERIDEVQKLLSIH